From Xylanimonas cellulosilytica DSM 15894, a single genomic window includes:
- a CDS encoding zeta toxin family protein codes for MTDDVDPTSSHRETIRAFSRRGGPLDPAGPNATTANPHWFFEGDVRRRTPQRRALHRRLLEEARAEHPTARFERRTLVLAGPPGAGKSTVLRDVLGLDRSAWVTIDADDFKQKLLREALADGTYESFLKPDAVKEREQAGEPFYPLELASLVHEESSFLAVQMRREAFADGLNVVIDSVLSSPDKAVQQQDPPESTNQRTG; via the coding sequence GTGACGGACGACGTCGACCCGACAAGCTCACACCGGGAGACCATCCGCGCGTTCTCCCGCCGAGGCGGCCCGCTCGACCCTGCCGGGCCCAACGCGACGACCGCGAACCCACACTGGTTCTTCGAGGGCGACGTTCGTCGGCGCACTCCGCAGCGCCGCGCGCTGCACAGGCGCCTGCTCGAGGAGGCACGTGCCGAGCACCCGACCGCACGGTTTGAGCGTCGCACGCTCGTGCTTGCCGGCCCGCCCGGAGCAGGAAAGTCCACCGTGCTGCGGGACGTGCTGGGTCTCGACCGTTCGGCGTGGGTGACGATCGACGCGGACGACTTCAAGCAGAAGCTGCTGCGCGAGGCCCTGGCCGATGGCACCTACGAGTCGTTCCTGAAGCCTGACGCCGTCAAGGAGCGCGAGCAGGCAGGTGAGCCGTTCTACCCGCTCGAGCTCGCCTCGCTCGTCCACGAGGAGTCGTCGTTCCTCGCCGTCCAGATGCGCCGTGAGGCGTTCGCTGACGGACTGAACGTCGTGATCGACTCGGTGCTGTCCAGCCCGGACAAGGCGGTGCAGCAGCAAGACCCGCCTGAGTCGACAAACCAACGCACTGGTTAG
- a CDS encoding sigma-70 family RNA polymerase sigma factor, with protein MREEVAKATGADLDDVDVVVNPELTGRAVGHLEAASALQEQLQQLADRAREALALGVQFLLEDGLTQREVALALGLSVARVRQLAAVPTERPVPLTARHMQHLYDSGALRPPQ; from the coding sequence GTGCGCGAAGAGGTCGCGAAGGCCACCGGAGCGGACCTGGACGACGTCGACGTCGTCGTGAATCCCGAACTCACTGGCCGCGCGGTTGGTCACCTCGAGGCGGCCAGCGCTCTCCAGGAGCAGCTCCAGCAGCTCGCGGATCGCGCGAGGGAAGCGCTGGCACTCGGTGTGCAGTTCCTCCTCGAGGACGGCCTGACCCAGCGGGAGGTCGCGCTCGCACTCGGGCTGTCGGTCGCTCGCGTGCGCCAGCTCGCGGCCGTGCCTACCGAGAGGCCGGTGCCGCTGACTGCACGGCACATGCAGCACCTCTACGACTCCGGGGCCCTGCGGCCGCCGCAGTAG